One stretch of Rhinatrema bivittatum chromosome 8, aRhiBiv1.1, whole genome shotgun sequence DNA includes these proteins:
- the SNAI1 gene encoding zinc finger protein SNAI1 yields the protein MPRSFLVKKHFTASKKPNYSELESQTVIVSPYLYEKYPLPLIPQPEILSSGTYYPSLVWDAGILSSLFPSEPEYTKTLAASSEDTKPLDLTSLSSEEDEGKTSDPPSPASSATEAEKFQCNQCNKSYSTFAGLSKHRQLHCDAQARKSFSCKYCEKEYVSLGALKMHIRSHTLPCVCKICGKAFSRPWLLQGHIRTHTGEKPFSCTHCNRAFADRSNLRAHLQTHSDVKKYQCRTCSRTFSRMSLLHKHQETGCSGSR from the exons ATGCCGCGGTCCTTCCTCGTGAAGAAGCACTTCACCGCCAGCAAGAAGCCCAATTATAGCGAGCTTGAGAGCCAGACAG TGATCGTTTCCCCGTATTTGTACGAGAAGTATCCTCTTCCGCTCATACCTCAGCCGGAGATCCTGAGTTCGGGGACTTACTATCCATCTCTGGTATGGGACGCTGGCATTCTGTCCAGTTTATTCCCTTCTGAGCCCGAATACACGAAAACCCTCGCCGCCTCCAGCGAAGACACCAAGCCTCTCGAcctcacctccctgtccagtgaAGAGGACGAGGGGAAGACCTCCGATCCTCCCAGTCCGGCCTCCTCTGCAACGGAAGCTGAGAAATTCCAGTGCAACCAATGCAACAAATCCTATTCCACCTTCGCGGGGCTGAGCAAGCACAGGCAGCTGCACTGTGACGCCCAGGCCAGGAAATCCTTCAGCTGCAAGTACTGTGAGAAGGAGTACGTCAGCCTGGGGGCCCTGAAGATGCACATCCGGAGCCACACGCTGCCCTGTGTGTGCAAGATTTGCGGCAAGGCCTTCTCCAGACCCTGGCTCCTGCAGGGCCACATCAGGACGCACACGG ggGAGAAGCCCTTTTCGTGTACCCACTGCAATAGGGCTTTTGCTGACCGGTCTAACCTAAGAGCCCACCTGCAGACACACTCGGACGTGAAGAAATACCAGTGCAGGACCTGCTCCCGGACTTTCTCTAGAATGTCACTGCTCCACAAACACCAGGAGACGGGCTGCTCCGGATCACGCTAA